AGTTGGCGaatcttcttgaaatattataaggatgatattgaaacaCTAGCTGGCTGACAACGATGGAAACTGTGCCCCATATACAAAGACCGGTCAGCGGGGTTACCGAAGTCCAATGGTCCCAAGTGGAGGGTTTTTTTGAACTGACAACCAAATCATCCGTAGAAGGTTTATAGAGATTGTTTAAAGTTGGTTTATTTCCCAACAAATAAAATCCTGTATTTTGACCCCAAAGGAAAATCGAGCAATAACCTAAGAATGACAAAATACCTTCTCTGTTTGCACTGAAGAAACCATTTCTATTGGCCAAAAttaagaaattcaaagttCGATCATCCTTCAAAAGCAGCCATTCATAAACACATGAAATGATTATCGCAATGGAAAAGCGTGGTATTATTTTCGTAAGAGGATCAATAAGAGTCAAAGTGGGTGGTAGCAATGCTAgagtgatgaagaaattccaGTGTACTCCATATTCTGTGACATGCTCTTGATaatccaaattttttacaaaaaataaccTCATCAAGCCTAGGAACAATAGAGTTCCCCCAGATTTCAAAGCATTGAATACATTTCTTACAAAGCTGggtttgtttttcaagctgagatttttcaataatgttCTAGAAGAGACAATACCATTACTAAAGACGAAGGACCCTACACCAAGATCCATTAAGGATGTACCCCACGTCTCCACCTTAGCAAATCTTCTTGGGAAGATCGGAAAATCTACAGCCAAGATGGCAATGGCAGTCAGAATAAGCATCCCACCACGATAGGCAGTAATATAGggctttttttccagttgGAACTCTTGTGAGagtaactttttttttttatgtgtTTTATTAGAAGGTTTGCTCGAGTTCGTGAATTTCCCATAAAGGAATACGAACAAACAAGGTAACAGTATTAGCATATTCAAAAGATATGGGTCACCGGCGTAAACAGTGATTGATAGAAGCAAAGCAACCCAATTCAACACAAAATCAATCATATATTGTACGTTGCACGTTTCAGTATACGTAAGGGTGGAATTTCTCAATAGGTTCCATGATATGTAAGTTATCAAAGCAGTTGATGTCACTGCGTTGATTTCTGCTATAGAGCCGCCATTGAGGCCTGTCACAAAGTTCTCTTTCCTCTGTTTCAAGTCCGACATTTTCTTGTGACGTACCGCTGCGAATTATACAGATATTTATTACGTGTCTTctcattcttcttctatttttcatattgCTTTCCTTTCACGTTATATTTCAAAGAGTAATATCATGCATAACGGTAATGCATATAGATAAATAGGCATAATAATGCTGGAGAAAATGatatatgtaaataaaaatatcatatgtaatgaaaaaagtaagCTTTATGAATCTAATTCCTTAGTGTGGTTTCTTGTATGACGCCTTGTAGGTTTATCTAAGGAAGCGGCATGTTTCTTATTTTGAATGGAGCCATATGTGACCTGAGTATGGGAAAGCTCTTCAGTTATCATCATTTCTTCTAGATTGGAAATTGCAGAAAGCTGATCTTTGGGTACATCTTCTGACATTATTGTACCCCAACTCGTAGTTCGCTTAATTGGTTTAGGGACGAGATTATTTGGCGATGACTCCAACTTAATTCTTTTCATACCTAACATATGTCTTTCTGGGGACTTCTCCTTGACAACGGAGGTAATAGAATGTTTTTTCCTCTCGGCATCCgtatctttgattttttgtaataaCTCATTTTTAGTGTCTTTTATAGAGTGTTCTGATAATGAGAAGTTGTTGCTCTTCATAAGGATGGTTTTGTCAATTTTTGGATCATTattttggtattttttttctgatatAGAGTTGATATGatttaattttttaattttacATTTGAAATCGTCCTTCTGCCCTCTTGGGCAGATAATACACCACTTGGTattatttaaaaaaatctcATTATTCTCCTCGGATGCGATAGATAATAgtttaaaaataaatgcTGGTGTAACTACCGGTATGGAgtggaattttttgatgtactcaattttcctcttcataGAATTCCTCAAAATTGAgctattttgaaaatcttttttgttgtcgttattattatcactTTCATCATCAGTGCTATTACTAGCAAACTGAGTAAAGAGATCACTAAATTCATTGGACCATAGCGGATGGTTTTTTGGGATACTTGGCAATGCCGCCAAGTTTATTAGTAGAATATCGGTAGATTTATTAAGA
Above is a window of Saccharomyces kudriavzevii IFO 1802 strain IFO1802 genome assembly, chromosome: 10 DNA encoding:
- the GWT1 gene encoding glucosaminyl-phosphotidylinositol O-acyltransferase (similar to Saccharomyces cerevisiae GWT1 (YJL091C); ancestral locus Anc_1.275); translation: MSDLKQRKENFVTGLNGGSIAEINAVTSTALITYISWNLLRNSTLTYTETCNVQYMIDFVLNWVALLLSITVYAGDPYLLNMLILLPCLFVFLYGKFTNSSKPSNKTHKKKKLLSQEFQLEKKPYITAYRGGMLILTAIAILAVDFPIFPRRFAKVETWGTSLMDLGVGSFVFSNGIVSSRTLLKNLSLKNKPSFVRNVFNALKSGGTLLFLGLMRLFFVKNLDYQEHVTEYGVHWNFFITLALLPPTLTLIDPLTKIIPRFSIAIIISCVYEWLLLKDDRTLNFLILANRNGFFSANREGILSFLGYCSIFLWGQNTGFYLLGNKPTLNNLYKPSTDDLVVSSKKPSTWDHWTSVTPLTGLCIWGTVSIVVSQLVFQYHPYNISRRFANLPYTLWVITYNLLFLTGYCITDKIFNNSGENYKVAQSLESMNSNGLFLFLLANVSTGFVNMSMVTIDASPIVSLFVLLAYCSFIAVVSNFLFRRRLFLKL